From a single Nicotiana tabacum cultivar K326 chromosome 8, ASM71507v2, whole genome shotgun sequence genomic region:
- the LOC107766858 gene encoding uncharacterized protein LOC107766858 — MTCSIAILNSIPSPYCKCSPRSLFNWDFGNNKKTDDKPQVRYHDLDLPFPPSLVGKTFLKGRKLKCCYKASVDGFSATDFHNNSDFKGPCVIIGYTTKDFKFGAFNPEGYRSTDDYYDTFDAFLFYWAEDEQQPIILPKVGGSGAALFDYARGGPQFGADGLLIGPPLAPVMGGFAGPDTNSGIGDLRQAKSRLGLSYAKRPDGKESLFGDESKAELDEVLVFCSPQIASLY, encoded by the exons ATGACTTGCTCCATAGCAATACTAAATTCCATTCCAAGTCCTTATTGTAAATGTTCTCCGCGGAGTTTATTTAACTGGGATTTTGGTAATAATAAAAAGACTGATGATAAGCCACAAGTTAGATACCATGATCTTGATCTTCCTTTCCCTCCTTCCCTAGTCGGCAAAACATTCTTGAAag GAAGGAAACTGAAGTGCTGCTATAAGGCCTCGGTGGATGGATTTAGTGCAACTGACTTTCACAACAACAGTGATTTCAAAGGACCATGTGTGATTATTGGCTATACAACAAAGGACTTTAAGTTTGGAGCATTTAATCCAGAAGGCTACAGAAGTACAGATGATTACTATGACACTTTTGatgcatttctcttttactgGGCTGAAGATGAACAACAACCAATAATCTTGCCTAAAGTAGGGGGAAGTGGTGCTGCTCTATTTGATTATGCTAGAGGAGGGCCACAATTTGGTGCTGATGGATTGTTAATTGGACCTCCGTTGGCTCCTGTTATGGGTGGATTTGCAGGTCCTGATACTAATTCTGGGATTGGTGATTTAAGGCAAGCTAAGTCAAGATTGGGACTTTCTTATGCTAAAAGGCCAGATGGTAAAGAGTCATTGTTTGGTGATGAGTCCAAGGCTGAACTTGATGAAGTTCTTGTATTTTGCAGTCCTCAAATTGCTAGCTTATATTGA
- the LOC107766848 gene encoding NAC domain-containing protein 71: protein MGGTSLPPGFRFHPTDEELVGYYLKRKTDELEIELEVIPVIDLYKFDPWELPEKSFLPKRDMEWYFFCPRDKKYPNGSRTNRATKCGYWKATGKDRKVVCKPAVVGYRKTLVFYRGRAPLGDRTDWVMHEYRLCDDVSQGTPSFQGPYALCRVIKRKDISSKTSDGRAETTSKQVECSSTNEAFTSAVTSNEPLVFSDDMPSTQNTYVCNDSNYSTPIGSPYQTTQIGESESAMGTNAANLWMSQNMILDPSKECLQVQSISGNYPVYDFPNLTSWQPNDQYDFTSSSSFPNFRGDVELSGDLSGYGFAPPFLDEGTYMEFYRNEDISYKGYNQSNLLGNPNLF, encoded by the exons ATGGGAGGAACATCACTACCTCCAGGATTTCGTTTCCATCCAACTGATGAGGAATTGGTTGGATATTACCTGAAAAGGAAAACTGATGAACTTGAGATTGAGTTGGAGGTCATTCCAGTAATAGACTTGTATAAATTTGACCCATGGGAGCTTCCAG AGAAATCTTTCTTGCCAAAGCGTGACATGGAGTGGTATTTCTTCTGTCCTCGGGACAAGAAGTACCCGAATGGCTCGAGAACCAATCGAGCCACAAAATGTGGATACTGGAAAGCAACAGGGAAAGACAGGAAAGTGGTCTGTAAGCCTGCAGTTGTTGGATACCGAAAGACGTTGGTTTTCTATCGCGGAAGAGCTCCTTTAGGGGATAGAACTGATTGGGTGATGCATGAATATCGCCTATGTGATGATGTCTCACAAGGCACTCCAAGTTTCCAG GGGCCTTATGCTCTTTGTCGTGTTATCAAGAGAAAGGACATTTCATCGAAAACAAGTGATGGTCGTGCAGAAACAACCTCTAAACAGGTTGAATGCAGTTCAACCAATGAAGCTTTTACATCAGCAGTAACCTCAAATGAACCCCTTGTATTTTCTGATGACATGCCAAGTACTCAAAATACATACGTGTGCAACGACAGCAACTATTCAACTCCTATCGGTTCACCTTATCAGACAACACAAATAGGAGAGTCCGAGTCTGCAATGGGGACAAATGCTGCAAACCTCTGGATGTCTCAGAATATGATTCTTGATCCTTCAAAG GAATGTCTTCAAGTACAAAGTATATCTGGAAATTATCCGGTGTATGACTTCCCAAACTTGACTTCATGGCAGCCAAATGATCAATATGACTTCACATCAAGTTCATCTTTCCCGAATTTTAGAGGGGACGTTGAACTTTCTGGTGATCTCAGTGGCTATGGCTTTGCACCTCCCTTCTTAGATGAGGGAACCTACATGGAATTCTATCGCAATGAGGATATTTCGTATAAAGGTTATAACCAGAGCAACTTATTGGGAAATCCAAATCTCTTCTGA